One window of the Gambusia affinis linkage group LG13, SWU_Gaff_1.0, whole genome shotgun sequence genome contains the following:
- the fancl gene encoding E3 ubiquitin-protein ligase FANCL isoform X2, with translation MESLIRDNPLLLPLNKKKTVYDGFITVQERDFRIRILLPPDLQLKRARLHCCWQLKHLLREYEHIVKQRLQQSVDLGGFILELKTVLEVALNRCPDSRSVPPPRFYSQLISEMETVGWDKMLFIDMDFQTLKLRADDSSGRKHTLTVKLKSKHPAEAPDCSADLPVPLTITWTPQSTLGQLHSQFLLVLESLTDFWDVLDEIDRKTWVLEPEKPSRSDTMRRIAIGNNVSIKVEVDPRHPKMLPECCLLGADHVVTPLRNKLNANMHMWNPDSSVLNNLRDVLEIEFPSPATHEKSSFNVECGICYSYRLEDAIPDQVCNDPRCGQPFHQACLYEWLRALPSSRQSFSLVFGECPYCSKPITVKMAPQKT, from the exons ATGGAGAGTTTAATACGCGATAATCCGCTGCTTTTGCCCctgaacaagaagaaaacagtcTATGATGGGTTTATAACCGTACAG GAAAGAGACTTCAGAATAAGAATACTCCTCCCCCCGGATCTCCAACTGAAGCGGGCCAG GCTGCACTGCTGTTGGCAGCTGAAGCACCTGTTGCGTGAATATGAGCACATAGTGAAGCAG AGGCTGCAGCAGTCCGTGGATCTTGGCGGTTTCATTCTGGAGTTGAAAACCGTTTTG GAAGTGGCTCTAAATCGATGTCCAGACAGTCGCTCCGTCCCGCCTCCTCGATTTTACTCCCAGCTCATATCTGAGATGGAGACTGTCGGATGGGATAA GATGCTTTTCATAGACATGGACTTCCAAACACTGAAGCTGAGGGCAGACGACTCCTCTGGAAGGAAGCACACTCTCACTGTTAAACTCAAGTCAAAG CATCCAGCGGAGGCTCCTGACTGTTCAGCTGACCTGCCAGTCCCTTTGACCATCACCTGGACACCACAG AGTACTCTAGGGCAGCTCCACAGCCagttcctgctggttctggagtCCCTGACGGACTTCTGGGATGTCCTGGATGAGATCGACAGGAAGACCTGGGTTCTAGAGCCGGAGAAACCCAGCCGTTCCGACACGATGAGGCGGATCGCCATAG GAAACAACGTCTCCATCAAGGTGGAGGTGGATCCGCGGCACCCGAAGATGCTGCCAGAGTGCTGCCTGCTGGGAGCCGATCATG TGGTGACGCCGCTGAGGAATAAACTCAATGCCAACATGCACATGTG GAACCCGGACTCCAGCGTCTTGAACAACCTCCGGGATGTTTTGGAGATCGAATTCCCGTCACCGGCCACCCACGAAAAATCT agctTCAATGTGGAGTGTGGCATCTGTTACTCCTATCGGCTTGAAGACGCCATCCCAGATCAAGTGTGTAATGACCCCCGCTGTGGCCAGCCCTTCCATCAGGCCTGTCTCTATGAG tGGCTGAGAGCGCTCCCCTCCAGCAGGCAGAGCTTCAGCCTTGTTTTTGGAGAGTGTCCTTATTGCAGTAAG CCTATTACAGTGAAAATGGCCCCCCAGAAGACCTGA
- the fancl gene encoding E3 ubiquitin-protein ligase FANCL isoform X1 gives MESLIRDNPLLLPLNKKKTVYDGFITVQERDFRIRILLPPDLQLKRARLHCCWQLKHLLREYEHIVKQRLQQSVDLGGFILELKTVLEVALNRCPDSRSVPPPRFYSQLISEMETVGWDKMLFIDMDFQTLKLRADDSSGRKHTLTVKLKSKHPAEAPDCSADLPVPLTITWTPQSTLGQLHSQFLLVLESLTDFWDVLDEIDRKTWVLEPEKPSRSDTMRRIAIGNNVSIKVEVDPRHPKMLPECCLLGADHVVTPLRNKLNANMHMWNPDSSVLNNLRDVLEIEFPSPATHEKSSFNVECGICYSYRLEDAIPDQVCNDPRCGQPFHQACLYEWLRALPSSRQSFSLVFGECPYCSKVCGRRQLTQRPGFSAAYIFSTYSYGSIHHLALSSQSAFTCSLVARTESEF, from the exons ATGGAGAGTTTAATACGCGATAATCCGCTGCTTTTGCCCctgaacaagaagaaaacagtcTATGATGGGTTTATAACCGTACAG GAAAGAGACTTCAGAATAAGAATACTCCTCCCCCCGGATCTCCAACTGAAGCGGGCCAG GCTGCACTGCTGTTGGCAGCTGAAGCACCTGTTGCGTGAATATGAGCACATAGTGAAGCAG AGGCTGCAGCAGTCCGTGGATCTTGGCGGTTTCATTCTGGAGTTGAAAACCGTTTTG GAAGTGGCTCTAAATCGATGTCCAGACAGTCGCTCCGTCCCGCCTCCTCGATTTTACTCCCAGCTCATATCTGAGATGGAGACTGTCGGATGGGATAA GATGCTTTTCATAGACATGGACTTCCAAACACTGAAGCTGAGGGCAGACGACTCCTCTGGAAGGAAGCACACTCTCACTGTTAAACTCAAGTCAAAG CATCCAGCGGAGGCTCCTGACTGTTCAGCTGACCTGCCAGTCCCTTTGACCATCACCTGGACACCACAG AGTACTCTAGGGCAGCTCCACAGCCagttcctgctggttctggagtCCCTGACGGACTTCTGGGATGTCCTGGATGAGATCGACAGGAAGACCTGGGTTCTAGAGCCGGAGAAACCCAGCCGTTCCGACACGATGAGGCGGATCGCCATAG GAAACAACGTCTCCATCAAGGTGGAGGTGGATCCGCGGCACCCGAAGATGCTGCCAGAGTGCTGCCTGCTGGGAGCCGATCATG TGGTGACGCCGCTGAGGAATAAACTCAATGCCAACATGCACATGTG GAACCCGGACTCCAGCGTCTTGAACAACCTCCGGGATGTTTTGGAGATCGAATTCCCGTCACCGGCCACCCACGAAAAATCT agctTCAATGTGGAGTGTGGCATCTGTTACTCCTATCGGCTTGAAGACGCCATCCCAGATCAAGTGTGTAATGACCCCCGCTGTGGCCAGCCCTTCCATCAGGCCTGTCTCTATGAG tGGCTGAGAGCGCTCCCCTCCAGCAGGCAGAGCTTCAGCCTTGTTTTTGGAGAGTGTCCTTATTGCAGTAAGGTATGTGGACGCAGGCAGCTGACACAAAGGCCCGGCTTCAGCGCCGCATACATATTCAGCACCTACTCATATGGATCCATTCATCATCTGGCTTTGTCTTCTCAAAGTGCCTTCACATGCAGCTTAGTAGCTAGAACTGAGTCAGAGTTCTAG